A single Arcobacter sp. FWKO B DNA region contains:
- a CDS encoding methyl-accepting chemotaxis protein has translation MFFGKTKELENEIETLKSQIVSLQNQLSSQKDEFEKKQQSCEREFNTKLQDSQKELQIFKEIASISQEEGLLVFDSSDKVFFINSRAKEHLQNPSLVIQAVKEGSSNVVLDDCEAKLVSIKIHDKIAVSLKRTSIHDDKDDGLLHKHNANINQSLATTQTVYMELLEELESMMRESKETASGSTDGLKLTQNIVADTTLLHTEIEKENTIVNSLVNKSKDIASVITMIQEIAFQTNILSLNAAVEAATAGEAGKGFAVVAQEVRNLASRSADAAKQIKDVVDTIQTETASIKQSADSVSEVVNETKKRVDVLIKLMQTFQKNANRSVYEVESISNKIFINLAKLDHVIYKNNLYQLIFGEDSKFKAVDHHSCRLGKWYDTGLGKANFSFTKSYKYLDRPHGIVHNEANELAKECAGASVTCSKQIIEERISKIEHASQEVFEILDAILEEKHEFVMKQAASDLFEKKELATASKQEIKNSPTQTSSCCKH, from the coding sequence ATGTTTTTTGGTAAAACTAAAGAACTAGAAAATGAGATAGAAACACTAAAGTCTCAAATAGTATCCTTACAAAATCAACTATCATCTCAAAAAGATGAATTTGAAAAAAAGCAACAAAGTTGTGAAAGAGAATTTAATACAAAATTGCAAGATTCACAAAAAGAACTTCAAATATTTAAAGAAATAGCTTCTATTTCACAAGAAGAGGGATTATTGGTATTTGATAGTAGTGATAAAGTATTTTTTATCAATTCCCGTGCCAAAGAACACCTCCAAAATCCATCATTAGTAATTCAAGCAGTAAAAGAAGGCTCTTCTAATGTTGTACTTGATGATTGTGAGGCAAAACTAGTTTCAATAAAAATTCATGATAAAATTGCTGTCTCACTAAAAAGAACATCAATTCATGATGATAAAGATGATGGGTTATTGCACAAACACAATGCAAATATAAATCAATCTTTAGCTACTACACAAACAGTATATATGGAACTTCTTGAAGAGCTAGAGAGTATGATGAGGGAGTCTAAAGAAACTGCTAGTGGGTCAACAGACGGACTTAAACTTACACAAAATATAGTTGCAGATACTACTCTTTTACATACAGAAATAGAAAAAGAAAATACTATTGTTAATTCATTGGTAAACAAAAGTAAAGATATAGCAAGTGTTATTACCATGATACAAGAAATAGCATTTCAAACAAATATCCTTTCACTAAATGCTGCTGTTGAAGCAGCAACTGCTGGTGAAGCTGGAAAAGGATTTGCTGTTGTTGCTCAAGAGGTAAGAAACCTTGCTTCAAGAAGTGCAGATGCTGCAAAACAAATTAAAGATGTTGTTGATACAATTCAAACAGAAACTGCAAGTATAAAGCAAAGTGCTGATAGTGTTTCAGAAGTTGTGAACGAAACTAAAAAAAGGGTAGATGTACTTATCAAACTTATGCAAACATTCCAAAAAAATGCCAATAGATCAGTATATGAAGTAGAAAGTATAAGTAATAAAATCTTTATAAACCTTGCAAAATTAGACCATGTTATATATAAAAACAACTTATACCAGTTGATTTTTGGAGAAGATAGTAAATTTAAGGCTGTAGATCACCATAGTTGTAGACTTGGTAAATGGTATGATACTGGACTTGGGAAAGCTAACTTTAGCTTTACAAAATCATATAAATACCTAGACCGCCCTCACGGTATTGTACACAATGAAGCTAATGAACTTGCTAAAGAGTGTGCAGGGGCTAGTGTAACTTGTTCAAAACAAATTATTGAAGAAAGAATTTCCAAAATAGAACATGCAAGCCAAGAGGTATTTGAAATACTTGATGCTATATTGGAAGAAAAACATGAGTTTGTTATGAAACAAGCAGCTAGTGATCTTTTTGAGAAAAAAGAGTTAGCTACAGCTTCAAAACAAGAAATAAAAAACAGTCCAACACAAACAAGTAGTTGTTGTAAACACTAA
- a CDS encoding 3-methyladenine DNA glycosylase, translating to MKNEITNSYDLLIFLKSLNLLQNSPYNWWPEFGTSKVIIGAILTQNTKWSNVQKSLNNIDTLYYKEYDSYTNYNILNFLSNIDTFYLVNAIAPSGFKNQKAQRLKLLTKNILEDFETFDNFVDIVNRDWLLAQKGIGFESADAILCYCCKKDEMVVDKYTQKLLLSFGYEFEDYDDIKGWLEFGINENYDKIIQNYGFNISLNEIYARFHGKIVEYMKKDYT from the coding sequence TTGAAAAATGAGATCACAAATAGTTATGATTTACTAATTTTTCTAAAAAGTCTTAATTTATTACAAAACTCACCATACAATTGGTGGCCAGAATTTGGAACTTCAAAAGTTATTATAGGTGCAATTCTCACACAAAATACAAAATGGAGTAATGTACAAAAATCACTAAATAATATCGACACTTTATATTACAAAGAGTATGATAGCTATACTAATTATAATATATTAAATTTTTTATCAAATATAGATACATTTTATCTTGTAAATGCAATTGCACCTAGTGGCTTTAAAAATCAAAAAGCTCAAAGATTAAAACTTCTAACAAAAAATATTTTAGAAGATTTTGAAACTTTTGATAATTTTGTAGACATCGTAAATAGAGATTGGCTATTAGCACAAAAAGGGATTGGATTTGAAAGTGCTGATGCAATTTTATGTTATTGTTGCAAGAAAGATGAAATGGTTGTAGATAAATATACTCAAAAACTTTTATTAAGTTTTGGTTATGAATTTGAAGATTATGATGATATTAAAGGATGGTTAGAATTTGGAATTAATGAAAATTACGATAAAATAATTCAAAATTACGGCTTTAATATAAGTCTAAATGAAATATATGCCAGATTTCATGGTAAAATAGTCGAATATATGAAAAAGGATTATACATGA
- a CDS encoding response regulator: protein MDTKYKIAIVDDESEILNMLSRFLQRSGKYEIVTFLNPLTALSTIDSTYDAVLLDIMMPQMGGLEVLEKLIEKNPEQKVIMMTAYSTLDRVLKSHKVGATHYLMKPFNSLDAVEKKLQDVLQS from the coding sequence ATGGATACAAAATATAAAATAGCAATAGTTGATGATGAAAGTGAAATTTTAAATATGTTAAGTAGATTTTTGCAAAGAAGTGGTAAGTACGAAATAGTAACTTTTTTGAACCCTTTAACTGCATTATCAACAATTGATTCAACATATGATGCTGTATTGCTTGATATTATGATGCCTCAGATGGGTGGACTTGAAGTATTAGAGAAATTAATAGAAAAAAATCCAGAACAAAAAGTGATTATGATGACAGCATACTCTACTCTTGATAGAGTATTAAAATCACACAAAGTGGGAGCAACACATTATCTAATGAAACCTTTTAATTCACTAGATGCTGTAGAAAAAAAATTACAAGATGTATTACAAAGCTAA
- the xseA gene encoding exodeoxyribonuclease VII large subunit, translated as MIYCKKGLSLNLEPLNLDPLSVSQLNNQIKSLLESTFISVFVEGEISNLTTHSSGHIYFSIKDKDSNISCVMFKGNTYSLKFKLEVGQKVTINGAISVYTPRGSYQLICSKIEPSGIGSLALAYEQLKKKFQALGYFDSSHKKMLPKFPKTIAIVTSATGAAIEDMKKIANHRWPLTKLLLIPTLVQGESAKYDIVNSIKYADTLKADIMIVGRGGGSIEDLWAFNEEIVCEAIFNASTPIISAVGHESDFMLSDLVADIRASTPSNAIEISLPSQNDIIFFIDDLKSNYQRYMQNIISKKTLEVEKLKEHFKQNSIHIKLDNMQNNITNLKNNFNRELINIFHKKQNNLNIILENFILNEPSKKVKKGFVQVLKNNMISSLEEIDIDDIVEITDAKVIIQAKTLSKIFY; from the coding sequence ATTATTTATTGCAAGAAAGGGTTAAGCCTGAACCTTGAACCATTAAACCTTGACCCTTTATCTGTATCACAGCTAAACAACCAAATAAAATCCTTACTAGAATCTACTTTTATATCTGTATTTGTAGAAGGTGAGATAAGCAATCTCACCACTCATAGCTCAGGACATATCTACTTCTCAATAAAAGACAAAGATTCAAATATAAGCTGTGTAATGTTTAAAGGGAATACTTATTCACTAAAATTTAAACTTGAAGTTGGTCAAAAAGTAACAATAAATGGTGCCATTTCTGTTTATACGCCAAGAGGAAGCTATCAGCTTATTTGTTCTAAAATTGAGCCAAGTGGAATAGGAAGCCTCGCCCTTGCATATGAACAACTTAAGAAAAAATTCCAAGCTTTAGGATATTTTGATTCTTCACACAAAAAAATGCTACCTAAATTTCCAAAAACTATTGCAATAGTTACATCTGCAACAGGTGCTGCTATTGAAGATATGAAAAAAATTGCAAATCATAGATGGCCACTTACAAAACTATTATTAATCCCTACACTTGTCCAAGGAGAAAGTGCAAAATATGATATAGTAAACTCTATAAAATACGCAGATACCTTAAAAGCTGATATTATGATAGTTGGTAGAGGTGGTGGAAGTATAGAAGATCTGTGGGCTTTTAATGAGGAGATAGTTTGTGAAGCAATTTTTAATGCCTCAACACCAATCATAAGTGCAGTTGGGCATGAAAGTGATTTTATGCTAAGCGACTTAGTGGCTGATATAAGAGCCTCAACACCATCAAATGCTATTGAAATATCACTACCATCACAAAATGATATAATATTTTTTATTGATGATTTAAAATCCAATTATCAAAGATATATGCAAAATATTATCTCAAAAAAAACTTTAGAAGTTGAAAAGTTAAAAGAGCATTTTAAACAAAATTCAATTCATATCAAACTTGATAATATGCAAAATAATATAACAAATCTGAAAAATAATTTTAATAGAGAATTAATAAATATTTTTCACAAAAAACAAAATAATTTAAATATTATATTAGAAAACTTTATACTAAATGAGCCGTCAAAAAAAGTTAAAAAAGGATTTGTACAGGTACTAAAAAACAATATGATATCATCTTTAGAGGAGATAGATATCGATGATATAGTAGAAATTACAGATGCAAAAGTGATAATTCAAGCAAAAACACTATCTAAAATTTTTTATTAA
- a CDS encoding PAS domain S-box protein: MLKYKTLSIFIALFIVVELVAYFLLDYQTTHKINSKISNYESRVDDNYDKIYSISKSFVDATFLDIKNIKKIVPILEQADLTEDKNIKSILRDELYNLLVDKYKALNQIGIAQFQFVLNNGESFLRLHEPSAFGDNLLEYRDTFKYVTMHKVPIHTFESGRIFSGYRFVYPLFNDKDIFVGSVEISYKIEHIISHFEQNFYKTLLIEDKTDVTKKLFATYNKNYIIFPLNPTYLIRKDILSNNEQNLFIKELVKNIDKKELEQKLNTKNSFSLYYKDKGNYSVVYFKSLRNYITNEHIGYIILSSRISDLKDYISMFYTNFFILSFLLGTLLIYLYTIRKTKKELKTILSSEKRLLEKVDKYVIYGKSDLIGNILDVSQAFSDVCGYTKKELIGKKFKMLRHPDMPKEVFKDLWETIRAGNIWEREVKNLAKDGSFYWVRLTIQPDFDNNGKIESYTAIAQNISNRKRIESIYRDLRFQVEQYNAIFDNANSGIGRIDLNGIFLKANNNFAELLDIHSDELIGMNFSNFITTKYVTTFNNNMAKVLNGEVIHKQEIACITKKGEKIHLEISLDLLPDKNSLVIIANNLEDKIKLQKSLDFNKTLLYAIPLPIFIQDRDFKLVECNKAFMDFFNLKKEEIIGKKLQQIIGKDIYDLIPKELTNLYKNQDENKIERNLALYQTKIKNWLGAEKTVEIYKTTYNYKNEFNGVIGVLVDISDKEEHTSKLQKTIANKTLENIKQTKEFEKERLKSIKFQAIGQLAAGITHEINTPLTFAKGNLEMMIYDINDLPQSQIKDNLLQDSTSVMGGLNRIANIVESMREMSQQSKEIKEKTNLYSTIIVALTMAYNRAKLITKIYINNKEFEIGMDKNEYMFYSNAQEQRIEQVWVIIINNALDELIKIEPFEKRYIDIKIEEKDGYNIISFRDNAGGIPSEILENLFEPFVSKKDSSGMGIGLNIAKKIINDHDGEIEAYNDEFGAVFEVRLKQIQ; this comes from the coding sequence ATGTTAAAATACAAAACTTTATCTATATTCATAGCTTTATTTATTGTTGTGGAGTTGGTTGCATATTTTCTTCTAGATTATCAAACAACCCACAAAATAAACTCAAAAATTTCAAACTATGAAAGTAGAGTTGATGATAACTATGACAAAATCTATTCTATAAGCAAAAGCTTTGTAGATGCTACTTTTCTTGATATAAAAAATATAAAAAAAATTGTACCTATTTTAGAACAAGCAGACCTAACAGAAGATAAAAATATCAAATCAATATTAAGAGATGAGTTATATAATCTACTAGTAGATAAATATAAAGCTCTCAATCAAATAGGTATAGCTCAATTTCAATTTGTATTAAATAATGGGGAGAGTTTTTTAAGACTACATGAACCATCAGCATTTGGTGATAATCTTCTTGAATACAGAGATACTTTTAAATATGTAACAATGCATAAAGTTCCTATACATACCTTTGAATCTGGAAGAATATTTTCTGGTTACAGGTTTGTATACCCCCTTTTTAATGATAAAGATATTTTTGTTGGAAGTGTTGAAATATCATATAAAATAGAGCATATTATAAGTCACTTTGAGCAAAACTTTTATAAAACTTTATTAATAGAAGATAAAACAGATGTCACAAAAAAGCTTTTTGCTACTTATAATAAAAACTATATTATTTTCCCACTAAATCCAACATACCTCATAAGAAAAGATATTTTATCAAATAATGAACAAAACCTATTTATAAAAGAGCTTGTAAAAAATATAGATAAAAAAGAACTAGAGCAAAAATTAAACACTAAAAATAGCTTTTCACTATACTATAAAGACAAAGGTAACTATAGTGTAGTCTATTTTAAATCACTAAGAAACTATATTACAAATGAACATATAGGATACATAATCTTATCTTCAAGAATATCTGATTTAAAAGATTATATCTCTATGTTTTATACAAACTTTTTTATATTGTCATTTTTACTTGGTACATTACTGATATATCTTTATACAATAAGAAAAACAAAAAAAGAATTAAAAACTATTTTATCATCTGAAAAAAGATTATTAGAAAAAGTTGATAAATATGTAATATATGGAAAATCAGACTTAATAGGAAATATCTTAGATGTAAGTCAAGCTTTTAGCGATGTGTGTGGATATACAAAAAAAGAGTTAATTGGCAAAAAATTTAAAATGCTCAGACATCCTGATATGCCAAAAGAGGTTTTTAAAGACTTATGGGAGACTATCAGAGCTGGTAATATTTGGGAAAGAGAAGTTAAAAATCTTGCAAAAGATGGAAGCTTTTATTGGGTTAGACTTACTATTCAACCTGATTTTGATAATAATGGAAAAATTGAATCATACACAGCTATTGCACAAAATATATCAAATAGAAAAAGAATAGAGTCTATTTATAGAGATTTGAGATTTCAAGTAGAACAATACAATGCAATTTTTGATAATGCAAATAGTGGAATTGGTAGAATTGATCTAAATGGTATTTTTCTAAAAGCCAATAATAACTTTGCTGAACTTTTAGATATACACAGCGATGAGCTCATAGGGATGAATTTTAGTAACTTTATTACTACAAAATATGTAACTACTTTCAATAACAATATGGCAAAAGTCTTAAATGGTGAAGTTATACACAAGCAAGAAATAGCATGTATCACAAAAAAAGGGGAAAAAATCCATCTAGAAATTTCTCTTGATTTACTTCCTGACAAAAATAGCTTGGTAATCATTGCAAATAACCTAGAAGATAAAATAAAACTCCAAAAAAGTTTGGATTTTAACAAAACACTCTTATATGCTATTCCATTGCCTATTTTTATCCAAGATAGAGATTTCAAACTAGTTGAATGTAATAAAGCATTTATGGACTTTTTTAATCTGAAAAAAGAAGAGATAATAGGAAAAAAACTTCAGCAAATCATAGGTAAAGATATATATGACCTTATCCCAAAAGAACTTACTAATCTATATAAAAATCAAGATGAAAATAAAATAGAAAGAAATCTTGCTCTTTATCAAACAAAAATCAAAAACTGGCTTGGAGCTGAAAAAACAGTAGAAATATATAAAACAACTTATAACTATAAAAATGAATTTAATGGTGTAATTGGAGTATTAGTTGATATCAGTGATAAAGAAGAACATACATCAAAACTACAAAAAACTATTGCAAATAAAACATTAGAAAATATAAAACAAACTAAAGAATTTGAAAAAGAGAGATTAAAAAGTATAAAGTTCCAAGCTATAGGTCAATTAGCTGCTGGTATAACTCACGAAATAAATACCCCATTGACCTTTGCAAAAGGTAATCTTGAAATGATGATATATGATATCAATGATTTACCTCAAAGTCAAATAAAAGACAACCTTCTTCAAGATAGTACAAGCGTCATGGGTGGATTAAATAGAATAGCAAATATAGTTGAGAGTATGAGAGAAATGTCTCAGCAGTCAAAAGAGATAAAAGAGAAAACAAATCTTTACTCTACTATTATTGTAGCACTTACAATGGCTTATAATAGGGCTAAACTAATAACAAAAATATATATAAATAACAAAGAATTTGAAATAGGTATGGATAAAAACGAATATATGTTTTATAGTAATGCTCAAGAACAGAGAATTGAACAAGTTTGGGTTATTATAATAAATAATGCACTTGATGAGCTAATCAAAATTGAACCATTTGAAAAAAGATACATAGATATCAAAATCGAAGAAAAAGATGGGTATAATATAATCTCTTTTAGAGACAATGCTGGTGGAATACCAAGCGAAATACTAGAAAATTTATTTGAGCCTTTTGTTAGTAAAAAAGACTCTAGTGGTATGGGGATAGGACTCAATATTGCTAAAAAAATTATAAATGACCATGATGGTGAGATTGAAGCATACAATGATGAATTTGGTGCAGTTTTTGAAGTGAGGTTAAAACAAATACAATGA
- a CDS encoding division plane positioning ATPase MipZ, which produces MIIIPQTKGGVGKSTVAMQVIAPYLYKKHGKRITYIEIDDENNDSQSFTRTEIVDKRMLSTNKLSELDEMILMDDNHQVIVDVGGNKTSSLVLEEIKKVGSFGHVKWVIPLGDGELDGKNAIATMKKIRKIEEKSQDNMIFALNRAISAEPDYLQEQFINFFGHKYLQSNSVICDFVKDPKYFAVKNDKIITMSRYLGSTVWEMAHNNTNFTQKAMQCKELGDIEGARKFLFFKRLQTEAKDYVLGTLNPIFCSLDNWIELKR; this is translated from the coding sequence ATGATTATCATTCCTCAAACCAAAGGTGGTGTTGGGAAAAGTACGGTTGCAATGCAAGTAATTGCTCCTTATTTATACAAAAAACACGGTAAACGAATAACATATATCGAAATAGATGATGAAAACAACGATAGTCAATCTTTTACAAGAACTGAAATTGTAGACAAAAGGATGCTAAGTACAAATAAGCTTAGTGAACTTGATGAAATGATTCTAATGGATGATAATCATCAGGTTATTGTAGATGTTGGTGGTAATAAGACATCATCTCTTGTACTTGAAGAGATCAAAAAAGTTGGTTCATTTGGACATGTTAAGTGGGTTATACCTTTGGGTGATGGTGAACTTGATGGTAAAAATGCTATTGCTACTATGAAAAAGATTAGAAAAATTGAAGAAAAATCTCAAGATAATATGATATTTGCACTAAACCGTGCAATAAGTGCAGAACCAGATTATCTACAAGAGCAGTTTATCAATTTTTTTGGACATAAATACCTTCAAAGTAACTCAGTAATTTGTGATTTTGTAAAAGACCCAAAATACTTTGCTGTAAAAAATGACAAAATTATAACTATGAGTAGATATCTAGGAAGTACAGTTTGGGAAATGGCACACAATAATACAAACTTTACCCAAAAAGCTATGCAATGTAAAGAGCTAGGTGATATTGAAGGGGCAAGAAAGTTTTTATTTTTTAAAAGATTACAAACAGAAGCGAAAGATTATGTACTTGGCACTTTAAACCCAATTTTCTGTTCACTAGATAATTGGATAGAACTAAAAAGGTAA
- a CDS encoding M48 family metallopeptidase: MLELLMMAYCYYLFINVYVSFMQVDYVKKALKAKPVILDEKNYKVAGEYAIEKEKVSIVSNLYDFVIFIVWIFFGLKFLDSVINIDNTILKAVIFIDIFIVVNWLLGLPFSLYMSFKLDKKYGFSNMTPELYIKDTLKTGILFLVFGSLVIAGVAYIIDTLPMWWVWGFAFIFGVIILINMLYPVIRDKMFDKFEPLQDKELEGKIENLLSSVGFKSSGVFSVDASKRDNRLNAYFGGLGSTKRVVLFDTLIKKLSHNELLAVLGHELGHFKNGDIVKNIAIMGVVMFVFFALFGNLTPEVFFTLGLLEEPSSVMALFLIFSTPLSFFLMPLISFISRKNEYAADEFGSNLQTKEDLVSALLKLVNENKSFPLAHKYYVFFHYSHPPLIQRLKELGHHIETPDVENIG; encoded by the coding sequence ATGTTAGAACTTTTGATGATGGCATACTGCTACTATCTGTTTATAAATGTATATGTATCATTTATGCAGGTTGATTATGTAAAAAAAGCGTTAAAGGCTAAGCCTGTTATTTTGGATGAAAAGAATTACAAAGTTGCTGGAGAATATGCAATAGAAAAAGAGAAAGTATCTATAGTTTCTAATTTATATGATTTTGTGATTTTTATAGTGTGGATATTTTTTGGTTTGAAGTTTTTAGATAGTGTTATTAATATTGATAACACTATTTTAAAAGCTGTAATATTTATTGATATCTTTATTGTTGTAAATTGGCTTTTGGGATTACCATTTAGTTTGTATATGAGTTTTAAACTTGATAAAAAGTATGGTTTTTCTAATATGACACCTGAGCTTTATATAAAAGACACATTAAAAACAGGTATTTTATTTTTAGTGTTTGGTTCTTTGGTAATAGCAGGTGTGGCTTATATAATAGATACTTTACCTATGTGGTGGGTTTGGGGATTTGCATTTATTTTTGGTGTTATTATACTTATAAATATGCTATACCCCGTGATTAGAGATAAGATGTTTGATAAGTTTGAGCCTTTACAAGATAAAGAACTAGAAGGAAAAATTGAAAACTTACTAAGTAGCGTTGGTTTTAAAAGTAGTGGAGTTTTTAGTGTAGATGCAAGTAAAAGAGACAATAGATTAAATGCTTATTTTGGTGGGCTTGGAAGCACAAAAAGGGTGGTACTTTTTGATACCTTGATAAAAAAACTATCGCACAATGAACTTTTGGCAGTTCTTGGGCATGAGTTGGGGCATTTTAAAAATGGTGATATAGTAAAAAATATTGCAATTATGGGTGTGGTTATGTTTGTATTCTTTGCACTTTTTGGAAATCTGACACCTGAGGTGTTTTTTACCCTTGGGCTTTTGGAAGAGCCATCATCAGTTATGGCTTTGTTTTTGATATTTTCTACTCCTTTGTCATTTTTTCTTATGCCACTTATCTCGTTTATTAGTAGAAAAAATGAGTATGCTGCAGATGAGTTTGGTTCAAATTTACAAACTAAAGAGGATTTAGTAAGTGCACTTTTAAAACTTGTAAATGAAAATAAATCATTCCCTTTAGCACATAAATATTATGTGTTTTTCCATTATTCTCATCCACCTTTAATACAAAGGTTAAAAGAGCTTGGACATCATATAGAAACTCCTGATGTGGAGAATATAGGGTGA
- a CDS encoding TIGR00282 family metallophosphoesterase, whose protein sequence is MIIGFIGDIVGRPGRKIIKENLSKLRVEFNIDFIVANGENASHGFGLTTKNCDELLKSGIDIITGGNHSFDKRADMEALLKTDSVLRPDNYPLGVSGSGLAIKEVNGEKIAVLNLMGQYGMPIVENPFNWAKEKITYIQEQNVKNIIIDFHAEATSEKRVIMMMFKGIVSSIFGTHTHVGTDDLTICEGTSYVSDVGLTGCRDNVIGMDSTVPIKKATTGLGGHFDVPNNCKSILQLIVVYLNDGKAIDAFKIKVYDNGQRVITKAFIEK, encoded by the coding sequence ATGATAATTGGTTTTATAGGGGATATAGTTGGTCGCCCAGGAAGAAAAATAATCAAAGAAAATTTATCAAAACTTAGAGTTGAATTTAATATTGATTTTATCGTAGCAAATGGTGAAAATGCAAGTCATGGCTTTGGCTTGACTACAAAAAATTGTGATGAACTACTAAAAAGTGGTATAGATATAATAACAGGTGGAAATCACTCTTTTGATAAAAGAGCAGATATGGAGGCGTTACTTAAAACCGATTCTGTTTTAAGACCTGATAACTATCCATTAGGAGTATCAGGAAGTGGCTTGGCAATCAAAGAGGTAAATGGTGAAAAAATTGCTGTTTTAAATCTTATGGGACAATATGGTATGCCAATCGTTGAAAACCCTTTCAACTGGGCTAAAGAGAAAATCACATATATTCAAGAACAAAATGTAAAAAATATTATAATAGATTTTCATGCTGAAGCTACAAGTGAAAAAAGAGTTATTATGATGATGTTTAAAGGTATTGTTAGCTCAATTTTTGGTACCCATACACATGTTGGAACAGATGATCTTACTATCTGTGAAGGGACTTCTTATGTAAGTGATGTTGGACTTACAGGTTGTAGAGACAATGTTATAGGAATGGATAGTACAGTACCTATTAAAAAAGCAACTACTGGATTAGGTGGACATTTTGATGTGCCAAATAATTGCAAATCAATCTTACAACTTATTGTAGTTTATTTAAATGATGGAAAAGCAATAGATGCTTTTAAAATAAAAGTATATGATAATGGACAAAGAGTAATTACAAAGGCTTTTATTGAAAAATGA
- the ubiE gene encoding bifunctional demethylmenaquinone methyltransferase/2-methoxy-6-polyprenyl-1,4-benzoquinol methylase UbiE, with product MEKQQEIITMFNDIAKTYDLANRILSMGVDKSWRRKACDLAFGFYDKDEVAKIVDVACGTGDMMIDWQNGALRNDIKLLEIAGIDPSTGMMEVGKQKIPNGVFIEAGAENLPLEDNSVDIISITYGIRNVVKRKEAWDEFARVLKPGGLVVILEFTKNKKESFTDHLTHFYLKNIMPTIGGLISKNKEAYTYLTDSIEDFITTEELSNELELANLKPIYIKGFSMDISTLFIARKG from the coding sequence ATGGAAAAACAACAAGAAATTATAACAATGTTCAACGACATAGCAAAAACATATGATTTGGCAAACAGAATACTAAGTATGGGCGTAGATAAAAGCTGGAGAAGAAAAGCTTGTGATTTGGCTTTTGGATTTTATGATAAAGATGAAGTTGCTAAAATAGTGGATGTTGCTTGTGGTACGGGTGATATGATGATTGACTGGCAAAATGGTGCATTAAGAAACGATATAAAACTTCTTGAAATAGCTGGAATTGACCCAAGTACAGGTATGATGGAAGTAGGAAAACAAAAAATACCAAATGGTGTATTTATAGAAGCTGGAGCTGAAAACCTACCACTAGAAGACAATAGTGTAGATATCATCTCTATTACTTATGGAATAAGAAATGTAGTTAAAAGAAAAGAGGCTTGGGATGAGTTTGCAAGGGTTTTAAAACCTGGTGGACTTGTGGTAATCTTGGAATTTACAAAAAATAAAAAAGAATCATTCACTGACCATCTAACACATTTTTATTTAAAAAATATTATGCCAACCATTGGTGGACTTATTTCTAAAAATAAAGAAGCATATACTTACCTCACAGACTCTATTGAAGATTTTATTACAACAGAAGAACTTAGCAACGAGCTTGAACTTGCAAACTTAAAGCCTATTTATATAAAAGGGTTTTCTATGGATATTTCTACATTATTTATTGCAAGAAAGGGTTAA